Below is a genomic region from Aquisalimonas asiatica.
GGTTGACCATCAACAGCGCTTCCGGCGCCTTGCGGGCATAGCTCTGGCGCAGTGGAACACCATGCTGCTGCGCGAGCCGGGTCAGGTTCCGGATCCCTCGGGCGTAGAGCTTGGCATCGGTCGGTACGTGATCGCCTTCTCCTGGACGGTGGTGTCGACGGTCACCCGCTCCAGGCTCTGGCGTTTCACCACGCCCTCTCGCCTGGCGACCTCGACGGTCTCTCGGCCAAGAGCAGTTCAACGCCTTCCTCGCCGATGCGCTGGCGCCAGCGCGTCAGCGATGAGGGATCAATCGGAAACTCGTGCTGGAAGTACTTCTCGCCGCAGAAGTGCTGCATGTACGGATTCTCCACCCAGCGCTCGACAACGGCCTCGTCGGAGAGGTTGTAGGCGTGCTGCAGGTAGAGGAGTCCAGCGATCAACCGTGACGGCGCCGCGGGTCGGCCGGGTCGGCGAGGCAAACAGTTCGCTCCACTCGCGCTCGAACACCGACCAGTCGATGCGGTCAGCGAGCTTCACCAGCGGGTGGCGCGGATCGATCAGGTTCACCAGCTCGCTGCGGAAGAGATCGTCCTGTGGCGTGTGCCGCTCGTCCCGAGGCCCCATCGAACACCCGTCCGTTATTGCAGGGAAACTGCCCTGAGGATACCAAAAACCGGCAATTTCAGAATGCCGAGAAATGCCGCAACCTCCCACACGTCAGAGGGTTACGAGTTTTTCGAAGAGCGTGGAGATCACCCCGGAGGACAGCGACGACACCCAGCGCCTGGACGACTTCGCCGCCAGCGGCAAGCAGCGCCACTTCGACACGGCCCACCCGGAGCGCCCGCACTGGCGACTGGACTACGCCCCCAAGCGCAAGGCGCACCGGGTCAGCATCGAACCGCTCAACATCAACGGCGTCGAGTTCGAGATCCGACTGCCCACGGCGCAACACCGCCTGGAGAGCAGCGACGTGGAGCCGGACGAGGACATCGACACGGAAGTGGAACGCCTAGGACGAGCACTTCCGCACGCCGGTCAACGAGTAGACCGGCGGCGCGTGCTACTCGCGGTTCTCGGCATCCGCCTGATACAGCGTCTGCAGTTCACTCGCCGCTTCGTGCTGTGACTGGATCAGCTTCTGCTCATCGCCGAAGACCGCCAACTGCCGGCGCAGTGTGGCTTCGTCGTGCTCGCGGAACGTCTCCACGGCCCGCTCCGCCTCACTGCGTCGCACCCCGAGATCCACAAGGAGATCCCGGGTGAGCACCAGGCTGGAGTGGAGCGTTTCCCGCACGAGGCCACTCACACCCGCCCTCATCAACAGGTGCGCGTGATAGCGGTCCCGCGCGCGGGCGAGAAGCTTCAGATCGGGATAATGCTCACGCACCAACTGCGCCACCCGCATGGACGCCTCGACATCGCCGATGGCGAGCACCAGCACTCGGGCGTCTTCGATACCCACGGCCTGCAGGATATCCAGCCTTTCTGCGTCGCCATAGTACGCCTTGTTTCCATAACGCCGGACAAAATCCACCTGCTCGGCGTTGATGTCCAGCACGGTATAGGGGATTGCCAGTCCTTGGAGCACGCGCCCGACGATCTGCCCGAACCGTCCGAATCCAACGATCACCACCTTCGGGGACTGCGCCTTCGGCACGTCATACGGGCGTGATTGTGCTGGCGCACCATCAAGCCGCTGCAGCCAGCGCCTTGCGACGATCACCAGAAGCGGCGTTGCGGCCATGGACAACGACACCACCAGAATCAACGTATCGACCAGCTCCTGCCCCAGCAACCGTGCACCGACCGCGGCGGTGAGCAGCACGAAACCGAACTCGCCGCCCTGGGAAAGCAGCACGCCCATATCCGCGCTTTCCCGCCAGGACAACCGGTAGAGTCTTGCCGCCATGGCAATGGTCAGCGCCTTCACCACCAGCAACCCGGCAGTCAGCCCGAAGATCGTCAACGGGATATCCAGCAAGAGCTGGATTTCGGCGGTCATGCCCACCGCCATGAAGAACAGGCCCAGCAACAGCCCCCGGAAGGGTTCGATGTCCGCCATGATGGCGTGCCGATACTGGGAATCCGCCAGCAGCACACCGGCGATGAACGCCCCCAGGGCCATCGACAGCCCGGCGAAATCCATCAATAGCGCGGAACCGATCACCACGGCGAGCGCGGCGCCTGCGAATACCTCGCGGCTCCCCGCCCCGGCCGCAAGCCGGAACAGCGGTCGCAACAGATACCGGCCACCGACAATCAGAACAAGAAACGCCCCCACGGCGAGCAGCACTTCCAGCACCAGCTGGAACGGTTCGTCCGTAATCAGCGCCCCGGCGGCGAGGACGGGGATCAGCGCCAGCACGGGGATGGCCGCAAGATCCTGAAACAGGAGTAGTGCGAACGCGTTACGTCCATGGCGGGTCTGCAGTTCGCCCCGCTCGGCGAGCAGGTGAAGCACCAACGGGGTGGAGCACAGACCGAGGCTGAAGCCGACGATGACCGCGGCCGCCGGAGGGAGACCCAGCGCCCAGGCCAGGCCGCACAGCACCAGCGACGTGATCAGCACCTGCAGACTGCCAAACCCGAACAGCGGCTTGCGCATGGTCCGCAGACGGGAGGGTTTCAGCTCCAGGCCGATCACGAACAGCAGGAAGACGATGCCGACCTGCGCAAACTGGAGCACGTCCTCCGGCCCCGGCACCAGCCCCAGTAAGGACGGCCCAATGACCACGCCGGCAGCCAGGTAGCCCAGCACTTCCCCGAGCCCCAGCCATTTGAACACCGGAACCAGGATCACGGCCGCAACCAGGAAGATCAGCACGTTCAACAGCAAACTCATTTCCACTGGAAACATCCTCGGGAGGGTTGTTCGACCTTGTCGTGCGGACAACAGCACAGGGGGAGCGCAGCCGTGCGCCCTGCAACATTTCGTCGCAATCATACCAAGCACGGCGGGACAGTCACGGACGCTGCTGGAT
It encodes:
- a CDS encoding monovalent cation:proton antiporter-2 (CPA2) family protein — encoded protein: MSLLLNVLIFLVAAVILVPVFKWLGLGEVLGYLAAGVVIGPSLLGLVPGPEDVLQFAQVGIVFLLFVIGLELKPSRLRTMRKPLFGFGSLQVLITSLVLCGLAWALGLPPAAAVIVGFSLGLCSTPLVLHLLAERGELQTRHGRNAFALLLFQDLAAIPVLALIPVLAAGALITDEPFQLVLEVLLAVGAFLVLIVGGRYLLRPLFRLAAGAGSREVFAGAALAVVIGSALLMDFAGLSMALGAFIAGVLLADSQYRHAIMADIEPFRGLLLGLFFMAVGMTAEIQLLLDIPLTIFGLTAGLLVVKALTIAMAARLYRLSWRESADMGVLLSQGGEFGFVLLTAAVGARLLGQELVDTLILVVSLSMAATPLLVIVARRWLQRLDGAPAQSRPYDVPKAQSPKVVIVGFGRFGQIVGRVLQGLAIPYTVLDINAEQVDFVRRYGNKAYYGDAERLDILQAVGIEDARVLVLAIGDVEASMRVAQLVREHYPDLKLLARARDRYHAHLLMRAGVSGLVRETLHSSLVLTRDLLVDLGVRRSEAERAVETFREHDEATLRRQLAVFGDEQKLIQSQHEAASELQTLYQADAENRE